A stretch of Xenopus laevis strain J_2021 chromosome 8S, Xenopus_laevis_v10.1, whole genome shotgun sequence DNA encodes these proteins:
- the LOC108700696 gene encoding E3 ubiquitin-protein ligase TRIM39, whose amino-acid sequence MAAAADLRAELTCSVCREIYTNPVTLPCGHNFCLICIERTWDWQRSIEEDPSCPECRRTYRNQPELEKNLRLRNIAEQFLPDHIKCSSHKKLLEYYCCEDSVCICESCCLAGEHRGHRVELLSEVSEKKKEKLRKVVEKLRPEREEIEEQIQRLQERRREVAEKAAGETETVTALFRDIREQLEALEKRLLRDISREEEKVSLQLHDLIQQLEIKKDELSRKIRHIEELCNMADPLTVLQEPESHGAADNEGGRERHDIKVPAVGDLDVDLISETLLTGLAAIGTGVKGRIYGQEATDLILDINTAHNHVSVSGDRKSASYSLEKKYYLQSPERFQDYPQVLSSRSFPSGRHYWEVEVSESGNWRVGVAYPSIERGGDWSWIGDNNKSWCLGRWGNKYSVIHYRRRTNLPNVPSCGRIRISLDYEAGRLSFYELSEPIRHLHTFTATFTEPLHVTFCVLGSWVRITS is encoded by the coding sequence ATGGCAgcggctgctgatctgagagCTGAACTGACCTGCTCCGTGTGCCGGGAGATTTATACCAACCCTGTAACTCTAccgtgtggccataacttctgtCTCATCTGTATTGAGAGAACATGGGACTGGCAGAGGAGTATAGAGGAAGATCCTTCTTGTCCTGAATGTAGAAGGACATATAGAAACCAACCTGAACTGGAAAAGAACCTGAGGCTGAGGAACATAGCAGAGCAATTCCTTCCTGATCATATAAAATGCTCCTCACACAAAAAGCTCCTGGAGTATTACTGCTGTGAGGACTCTGTCTGTATCTGTGAGTCCTGCTGTCTTGCTggagagcacaggggccacagggtggagctgctgagtgaggtctctgagaagaagaaagagaaactaAGAAAAGTTGTggagaaactgaggccagagagagaggagattgAGGAGCAAAtccagagactgcaggagcgcaggagagaagtggcagaaaaagcagccggtgagacagagacagtcactgccctgtttagagacatcagggaacagctggaagccctagagaagcgactcctgagGGACATCTCCAGGGAAGAAGAGAAGGTTTCCCTCCAACTCCATGATCTGATCCaacagctggaaataaagaaggacgagctgtccaggaagatccgtcacattgaggagctgtgcaacatggcagatccactcactgtcctacaggaaccggaatcacatggagctgcagataatgaggggggcagagagagacatgatataaaggtccctgctgtaggggatctggatgtggatctgatctcagagacattactcacaggcttagctgccattgggactggggtaaagggaaggatctatgggcaggaggctacagaccttatactggatataaacacggctcataatcatgtatctgtatcaggggacaggaaatctgcttcctactcactaGAAAAGAAGTATTACCTacaatccccagagagatttcaggatTATCCTCAGgttttaagcagcaggagtttcccctcagggcgacattactgggaagtggaggtcagtgaatcagggAACTGgagggtaggggtggcctatcccagtatagagaggggaGGGGATTGGTCCTGGATTGGGgataataacaagtcctggtgtttggGCAGATGGGGAAATAAATATTCAGTGATACATTATAGGAGAAGAACCAATTTACCAAACGTACCTTCCTGCgggagaatcaggatctcattggactatgaggccggacgtctgtccttttatgagctgagtgagccaatcagacacttacacaccttcactgccacattcactgagccccttcatgttACATTCTGTGTATTGGGTTCTTGGGTCAGAATCACCAGTTAG
- the clk2.S gene encoding CDC like kinase 2 S homeolog isoform X1 codes for MEMPHSRRYGSSERGSYRSRKHRRRRSRSRSSSSSSDRGRERRHKHGDGYHERSRSYEERSSDRRAYDRRYCDSYRRNDYSRDRGDVYYETDYDYKHSRDDSYRSTRRKQKRRNRRTRSYSQSSSRSRQSSRRAKSVEDDVEGHLIYHSGDWLQERYEIVSTLGEGTFGRVVQCKDHRRGGSRVALKIIKNVEKYKEAARLEINVLEKINEKDPENKHLCVQMFDWFDYHGHMCISFELLGLSTFDFLKENNYFPYPIHQVRHMALQLCQAMKFLHDNKLTHTDLKPENILFVSSDYELRYNMEKKRDERCVKSTDIRVVDFGSATFDHEHHSTIVSTRHYRAPEVLLELGWNQPCDVWSVGCIIFEYYVGFTLFQTHDNREHLAMMERILGPIPSRMIRKTRKQKYFYHGRLDWDDNTSAGRYVRENCKPLRRYMMMETEEHHQLFNLIEGLLGYEPSKRMTLAAALKHPFFNPLKGDPTLKHWDTGRDISR; via the exons ATGGAG ATGCCTCACTCCAGACGTTACGGTTCGTCAGAGAGGGGCAGTTACAGAAGTCGCAAGCACAGGAGGAGAAGGAGCAGGTCACggagcagcagtagtagtagtgaCAGAGGCCGTGAGCGCAGGCACAAGCACGGTGACGGTTACCATGAGAGGTCTCGCAG TTATGAAGAGCGCTCGTCAGACAGAAGAGCTTATGATCGGCGTTACTGTGACAGCTACAGAAGGAACGACTACAGCAGGGACAGAGGGGACGTGTACTACGAGACAGACTATGACTACAAGCACTCTCGGGACGACAGCTACAGGAGCACTCGCCGCAAACAGAAGCGGAGGAATCGCAGAACCAGGTCTTATAGCCAGTCCTCATCG AGGAGTCGCCAGAGCAGCCGGCGGGCAAAGAGTGTTGAAGACGACGTGGAGGGCCACCTGATCTATCACAGCGGCGACTGGCTACAAGAAAGAT ATGAGATTGTGAGCACACTTGGGGAAGGAACGTTTGGCCGAGTTGTTCAGTGCAAAGATCACAGGAG GGGAGGATCCAGAGTGGCATTAAAAATCATCAAAAACGTGGAGAAATACAAAGAGGCGGCTCGTCTGGAGATCAACGTATTAGAAAAGATCAACGAGAAGGATCCGGAGAACAAACA CCTGTGTGTGCAGATGTTTGACTGGTTCGACTATCACGGACACATGTGCATCTCCTTCGAGCTGCTTGGTCTCAGCACATTTGACTTCCTGAAAGAGAACAACTACTTCCCGTACCCTATCCACCAAGTCCGACACATGGCCCTGCAGTTGTGCCAAGCTATGAAAT TTCTACATGACAACAAACTGACTCACACTGACCTCAAGCCAGAAAATATCCTATTTGTCAGTTCTGACTATGAGCTGAGGTACAACATGGAGAAG AAACGAGACGAGAGATGCGTCAAGAGCACAGACATCAGGGTTGTGGACTTTGGCAGCGCCACATTTGATCACGAGCATCACAGCACCATTGTTTCCACACGCCATTACCGGGCACCAGAGGTTCTACTGG AGCTGGGCTGGAACCAACCCTGTGATGTCTGGAGCGTTGGCTGCATTATATTTGAGTACTACGTGGGGTTCACCCTCTTCCAG ACCCATGATAACCGTGAGCATTTAGCCATGATGGAGAGAATACTCGGCCCCATCCCCTCACGGATGATTAGAAAAACCAG GAAGCAGAAGTATTTCTACCATGGACGCCTTGACTGGGATGATAACACATCAGCAGGTCGATATGTGCGAGAGAATTGCAAGCCCCTAAGG AGGTACATGATGATGGAGACTGAGGAACACCACCAGCTCTTTAATCTGATTGAGGGATTACTGGGATATGAACCCTCCAAGCGCATGACACTGGCAGCGGCTCTCAAGCACCCTTTTTTCAACCCGTTGAAGGGAGACCCAACACTTAAGCACTGGGACACTGGCCGGGACATAAGCCGATGA
- the clk2.S gene encoding CDC like kinase 2 S homeolog isoform X2, whose translation MPHSRRYGSSERGSYRSRKHRRRRSRSRSSSSSSDRGRERRHKHGDGYHERSRSYEERSSDRRAYDRRYCDSYRRNDYSRDRGDVYYETDYDYKHSRDDSYRSTRRKQKRRNRRTRSYSQSSSRSRQSSRRAKSVEDDVEGHLIYHSGDWLQERYEIVSTLGEGTFGRVVQCKDHRRGGSRVALKIIKNVEKYKEAARLEINVLEKINEKDPENKHLCVQMFDWFDYHGHMCISFELLGLSTFDFLKENNYFPYPIHQVRHMALQLCQAMKFLHDNKLTHTDLKPENILFVSSDYELRYNMEKKRDERCVKSTDIRVVDFGSATFDHEHHSTIVSTRHYRAPEVLLELGWNQPCDVWSVGCIIFEYYVGFTLFQTHDNREHLAMMERILGPIPSRMIRKTRKQKYFYHGRLDWDDNTSAGRYVRENCKPLRRYMMMETEEHHQLFNLIEGLLGYEPSKRMTLAAALKHPFFNPLKGDPTLKHWDTGRDISR comes from the exons ATGCCTCACTCCAGACGTTACGGTTCGTCAGAGAGGGGCAGTTACAGAAGTCGCAAGCACAGGAGGAGAAGGAGCAGGTCACggagcagcagtagtagtagtgaCAGAGGCCGTGAGCGCAGGCACAAGCACGGTGACGGTTACCATGAGAGGTCTCGCAG TTATGAAGAGCGCTCGTCAGACAGAAGAGCTTATGATCGGCGTTACTGTGACAGCTACAGAAGGAACGACTACAGCAGGGACAGAGGGGACGTGTACTACGAGACAGACTATGACTACAAGCACTCTCGGGACGACAGCTACAGGAGCACTCGCCGCAAACAGAAGCGGAGGAATCGCAGAACCAGGTCTTATAGCCAGTCCTCATCG AGGAGTCGCCAGAGCAGCCGGCGGGCAAAGAGTGTTGAAGACGACGTGGAGGGCCACCTGATCTATCACAGCGGCGACTGGCTACAAGAAAGAT ATGAGATTGTGAGCACACTTGGGGAAGGAACGTTTGGCCGAGTTGTTCAGTGCAAAGATCACAGGAG GGGAGGATCCAGAGTGGCATTAAAAATCATCAAAAACGTGGAGAAATACAAAGAGGCGGCTCGTCTGGAGATCAACGTATTAGAAAAGATCAACGAGAAGGATCCGGAGAACAAACA CCTGTGTGTGCAGATGTTTGACTGGTTCGACTATCACGGACACATGTGCATCTCCTTCGAGCTGCTTGGTCTCAGCACATTTGACTTCCTGAAAGAGAACAACTACTTCCCGTACCCTATCCACCAAGTCCGACACATGGCCCTGCAGTTGTGCCAAGCTATGAAAT TTCTACATGACAACAAACTGACTCACACTGACCTCAAGCCAGAAAATATCCTATTTGTCAGTTCTGACTATGAGCTGAGGTACAACATGGAGAAG AAACGAGACGAGAGATGCGTCAAGAGCACAGACATCAGGGTTGTGGACTTTGGCAGCGCCACATTTGATCACGAGCATCACAGCACCATTGTTTCCACACGCCATTACCGGGCACCAGAGGTTCTACTGG AGCTGGGCTGGAACCAACCCTGTGATGTCTGGAGCGTTGGCTGCATTATATTTGAGTACTACGTGGGGTTCACCCTCTTCCAG ACCCATGATAACCGTGAGCATTTAGCCATGATGGAGAGAATACTCGGCCCCATCCCCTCACGGATGATTAGAAAAACCAG GAAGCAGAAGTATTTCTACCATGGACGCCTTGACTGGGATGATAACACATCAGCAGGTCGATATGTGCGAGAGAATTGCAAGCCCCTAAGG AGGTACATGATGATGGAGACTGAGGAACACCACCAGCTCTTTAATCTGATTGAGGGATTACTGGGATATGAACCCTCCAAGCGCATGACACTGGCAGCGGCTCTCAAGCACCCTTTTTTCAACCCGTTGAAGGGAGACCCAACACTTAAGCACTGGGACACTGGCCGGGACATAAGCCGATGA
- the clk2.S gene encoding CDC like kinase 2 S homeolog (The RefSeq protein has 2 substitutions compared to this genomic sequence), translated as MPHSRRYGSSERGSYRSRKHRRRRSRSRSSSSSSDRGRERRHMHGDGYHERSRSYEERSSDRRAYDRRYCDSYRRNDYSRDRGDVYYETDYDYKHSRDDSYRSTRRKQKRRNRRTRSYSQSSSRSRQSSRRAKSVEDDVEGHLIYHSGDWLQERYEIVSTLGEGTFGRVVQCKDHRRGGSRVALKIIKNVEKYKEAARLEINVLEKINEKDPENKHLCVQMFDWFDYHGHMCISFELLGLSTFDFLKENNYFPYPIHQVRHMALQLCQAMKFLHDNKLTHTDLKPENILFVSSDYELRYNMEKKRDERCVKSTDIRVVDFGSATFDHEHHSTIVSTRHYRAPEVLLELGWNQPCDVWSVGCIIFEYYVGFTLFQTHDNREHLAMMERILGPIPSRMIRKTRKQKYFYHGRLDWDDNTSAGRYVRENCKPLRRYMMMETEEHHQFFNLIEGLLGYEPSKRMTLAAALKHPFFNPLKGDPTLKHWDTGRDISR; from the exons ATGCCTCACTCCAGACGTTACGGTTCGTCAGAGAGGGGCAGTTACAGAAGTCGCAAGCACAGGAGGAGAAGGAGCAGGTCACggagcagcagtagtagtagtgaCAGAGGCCGTGAGCGCAGGCACAAGCACGGTGACGGTTACCATGAGAGGTCTCGCAG TTATGAAGAGCGCTCGTCAGACAGAAGAGCTTATGATCGGCGTTACTGTGACAGCTACAGAAGGAACGACTACAGCAGGGACAGAGGGGACGTGTACTACGAGACAGACTATGACTACAAGCACTCTCGGGACGACAGCTACAGGAGCACTCGCCGCAAACAGAAGCGGAGGAATCGCAGAACCAGGTCTTATAGCCAGTCCTCATCG AGGAGTCGCCAGAGCAGCCGGCGGGCAAAGAGTGTTGAAGACGACGTGGAGGGCCACCTGATCTATCACAGCGGCGACTGGCTACAAGAAAGAT ATGAGATTGTGAGCACACTTGGGGAAGGAACGTTTGGCCGAGTTGTTCAGTGCAAAGATCACAGGAG GGGAGGATCCAGAGTGGCATTAAAAATCATCAAAAACGTGGAGAAATACAAAGAGGCGGCTCGTCTGGAGATCAACGTATTAGAAAAGATCAACGAGAAGGATCCGGAGAACAAACA CCTGTGTGTGCAGATGTTTGACTGGTTCGACTATCACGGACACATGTGCATCTCCTTCGAGCTGCTTGGTCTCAGCACATTTGACTTCCTGAAAGAGAACAACTACTTCCCGTACCCTATCCACCAAGTCCGACACATGGCCCTGCAGTTGTGCCAAGCTATGAAAT TTCTACATGACAACAAACTGACTCACACTGACCTCAAGCCAGAAAATATCCTATTTGTCAGTTCTGACTATGAGCTGAGGTACAACATGGAGAAG AAACGAGACGAGAGATGCGTCAAGAGCACAGACATCAGGGTTGTGGACTTTGGCAGCGCCACATTTGATCACGAGCATCACAGCACCATTGTTTCCACACGCCATTACCGGGCACCAGAGGTTCTACTGG AGCTGGGCTGGAACCAACCCTGTGATGTCTGGAGCGTTGGCTGCATTATATTTGAGTACTACGTGGGGTTCACCCTCTTCCAG ACCCATGATAACCGTGAGCATTTAGCCATGATGGAGAGAATACTCGGCCCCATCCCCTCACGGATGATTAGAAAAACCAG GAAGCAGAAGTATTTCTACCATGGACGCCTTGACTGGGATGATAACACATCAGCAGGTCGATATGTGCGAGAGAATTGCAAGCCCCTAAGG AGGTACATGATGATGGAGACTGAGGAACACCACCAGCTCTTTAATCTGATTGAGGGATTACTGGGATATGAACCCTCCAAGCGCATGACACTGGCAGCGGCTCTCAAGCACCCTTTTTTCAACCCGTTGAAGGGAGACCCAACACTTAAGCACTGGGACACTGGCCGGGACATAAGCCGATGA
- the clk2.S gene encoding CDC like kinase 2 S homeolog isoform X3, translating into MFDWFDYHGHMCISFELLGLSTFDFLKENNYFPYPIHQVRHMALQLCQAMKFLHDNKLTHTDLKPENILFVSSDYELRYNMEKKRDERCVKSTDIRVVDFGSATFDHEHHSTIVSTRHYRAPEVLLELGWNQPCDVWSVGCIIFEYYVGFTLFQTHDNREHLAMMERILGPIPSRMIRKTRKQKYFYHGRLDWDDNTSAGRYVRENCKPLRRYMMMETEEHHQLFNLIEGLLGYEPSKRMTLAAALKHPFFNPLKGDPTLKHWDTGRDISR; encoded by the exons ATGTTTGACTGGTTCGACTATCACGGACACATGTGCATCTCCTTCGAGCTGCTTGGTCTCAGCACATTTGACTTCCTGAAAGAGAACAACTACTTCCCGTACCCTATCCACCAAGTCCGACACATGGCCCTGCAGTTGTGCCAAGCTATGAAAT TTCTACATGACAACAAACTGACTCACACTGACCTCAAGCCAGAAAATATCCTATTTGTCAGTTCTGACTATGAGCTGAGGTACAACATGGAGAAG AAACGAGACGAGAGATGCGTCAAGAGCACAGACATCAGGGTTGTGGACTTTGGCAGCGCCACATTTGATCACGAGCATCACAGCACCATTGTTTCCACACGCCATTACCGGGCACCAGAGGTTCTACTGG AGCTGGGCTGGAACCAACCCTGTGATGTCTGGAGCGTTGGCTGCATTATATTTGAGTACTACGTGGGGTTCACCCTCTTCCAG ACCCATGATAACCGTGAGCATTTAGCCATGATGGAGAGAATACTCGGCCCCATCCCCTCACGGATGATTAGAAAAACCAG GAAGCAGAAGTATTTCTACCATGGACGCCTTGACTGGGATGATAACACATCAGCAGGTCGATATGTGCGAGAGAATTGCAAGCCCCTAAGG AGGTACATGATGATGGAGACTGAGGAACACCACCAGCTCTTTAATCTGATTGAGGGATTACTGGGATATGAACCCTCCAAGCGCATGACACTGGCAGCGGCTCTCAAGCACCCTTTTTTCAACCCGTTGAAGGGAGACCCAACACTTAAGCACTGGGACACTGGCCGGGACATAAGCCGATGA